A single window of Nicotiana tomentosiformis chromosome 1, ASM39032v3, whole genome shotgun sequence DNA harbors:
- the LOC104093902 gene encoding uncharacterized protein, with product MGNSINPQGKLSDGTSKVIFQDGTIQSYDKSLTVAELMLENPQQIVVEFKPIADGKKPIPLPADMKLERNKVYMMLPKRKGKPVSLSSEEARRILMKTSSMLKSKSLLASYTGFLPVFARICPAAAAAVSSASLGNGRDYVLNSDKNLCLVKREEEEEGSKHDYFSDILEGRPEFLSRQLSGKGWKPSLDTIKERSIQAKIRHWLF from the coding sequence ATGGGCAATTCCATTAATCCACAGGGCAAGTTATCAGATGGCACAAGCAAGGTTATTTTTCAAGATGGGACCATTCAGAGTTATGACAAGTCTTTAACAGTGGCAGAGTTGATGCTGGAGAATCCCCAGCAAATAGTGGTTGAATTCAAGCCGATCGCGGATGGTAAAAAGCCGATTCCATTGCCTGCTGATATGAAACTGGAGAGGAACAAGGTTTATATGATGCTTCCAAAAAGGAAAGGAAAGCCCGTTAGCTTGTCATCTGAAGAAGCACGACGAATTCTAATGAAAACTAGCTCTATGCTTAAATCCAAGTCTCTGCTAGCTTCTTATACCGGGTTTTTGCCAGTATTCGCACGTATATGtccagcagcagcagcagcagtttCCTCTGCATCATTGGGAAATGGTCGTGATTATGTTCTTAATTCGGACAAGAATCTTTGTTTGGTGAaaagagaagaagaggaagaaggatctaaACATGATTACTTCAGTGATATTCTTGAAGGAAGACCTGAATTCTTAAGCAGACAATTGTCAGGAAAAGGATGGAAGCCCAGTTTAGACACCATTAAAGAGAGGAGCATACAAGCAAAAATTCGTCATTGGTTGTTTTAA
- the LOC138907211 gene encoding uncharacterized protein, whose translation METYNSRVDQIPGAPPILKGVDSKKFVQKPFPPSAAPKPIRKKFHMPKILKYNGTTDPNEYVTSYTCAIKGNDLEDDEIKSVLLKKFGETLSKGAMRWYHNLSPNSIDSFTMLADAFGKARVGAIKVETRKSDLFKVKKRDNVMLREFVSRFQMEQMDLPPVTDDWAVQVFTLGLIPQSSLASQQLKQNLIEYPEVTWADVHNMYQSKLKVEDDHLGPPSRSVYPIRTSDRSKRVVDHEPRLNRYKYQPYNRDRRGNGSGCNPARSERRSNRGHNNRGLMSKNGFDRPIGSKEAPRLSEYNFSVDAVGIVSGIGHIKDTKWPRLLQSDPAQRDPHLMCKYHGTHDHST comes from the coding sequence atggagacctataactccagggtcgatcaaatcccaggagcaccaccgatactgaagggcgtggattccaagaaatttgtccaaaagcctttccctccgagcgcagctccgaagccgatccGAAAGAAGTTCCATATGCCCAAAATTCTGAAGTATAATGGAACAACTGATCCAAATGAatatgtgacctcctacacgtgcgctatcaaggggaacgacttggaagatgacgaaatcAAATCCGTTctgctgaaaaagttcggagagaccttgtcaaaaggagctatgagatggtatcacaacttatcccctaattctattgactcgtttacTATGCTAGCAGATGCCTTTGGAAAGGCGCGCGTCGGGGCCattaaggtcgagaccaggaagtcagaccttttcaaagtaaagaaAAGAGATAATgtgatgctcagggaattcgtgtcgagGTTTCAGATGGAACAAATGGATCTGCCTCCGGTCacggatgattgggccgttcaggttTTCACCCTAGGACTCATTCCCCAAAGCTCATTGGCTTCGCAAcaattgaaacaaaatttgatagaatacccggaggtaacttgggccgacgtccataATATGTACCAATCAAAACTTAAGGTCGAAGATGATCATCTCGGGCCCCCTTCCAGAtccgtttatcccatcagaactagtgacagatccaaaagagtcgtcgatcatgaacCGAGATTGAACAGATATAAGTATCAGCCATACAATAGAGATCGAAGGGGTAATGGGTCCGGATGCAACCCTGCGAGGAGTGAAAGAAGGAGCAATCGAGGTCAtaataaccggggactcatgagcaaaaacggtttcGACAGACCCATCGGGTCTAAGGAGGCACcaaggttatcggagtacaacttcagcgTCGATGCTGTCGGCATTGTATCAGGCATCGGtcacatcaaagatactaagtggcctcgactaTTGCAatctgatcctgcccaaagggacCCACAcctaatgtgtaagtatcatggcactcacgaccACAGTACCTAA
- the LOC104090559 gene encoding probable beta-D-xylosidase 2, producing MSGGLSNPTSTLFIFCFFLIAISVQARPPFACDPRDRATKNFPFCQTNLAIGDRVRDLVGRLTLQEKVKLLGNTAAAVPRLGIKGYEWWSEALHGVSNVGPGTKFGGDFPGATSFPQVITTAASFNASLWEEIGRVVSDEARAMYNGDMGGLTYWSPNVNIFRDPRWGRGQETPGEDPVVAGIYAERYVKGLQGNEEDDRLKVAACCKHYTAYDLDNWSGVDRFHFNAKVSKQDMEDTFDVPFRSCVREGKVASVMCSYNQVNGIPTCADPELLRKTIRGGWGLNGYIVSDCDSVGVFYENQHYTSTPEEAAADAIKAGLDLDCGPFLAQHTETAVQSGILKEASIDTNLANTVAVQMRLGMFDGETSAQPYGNLGPRDVCSPAHQELALEAARQGIVLLKNHGPALPLSPRHHPTVAVIGPNSDVTVTMIGNYAGVACGYTSPLQGIAKYAKIIHQQGCGDVACSDDRLFPGAVDAARQADATVLVMGLDQSIEAEFRDRTGLLLPGFQQDLISQVSKASRGPVILVLMSGGPVDVTFAEKDPRISGIVWVGYPGQAGGAAIADVLFGAHNPGGKLPMTWYPQEYLNNLPMTTMDMRANLAKGYPGRTYRFYKGPLVYPFGHGLSYTKFINTIAEAPNMLAIPIFGRHASNTTITTSKAIRVTHAKCSKLSIQVHIDVKNVGSKDGTQTLLVFSKPPIGLWAPHKQLVAFQKVHVPAGSLQRVAINIHVCKYLSVVDKAGVRRIPIGEHSLHIGDAKHSLSLQASVLGVIKS from the exons ATGAGTGGAGGCCTCAGCAACCCCACCTCCACTCTCTTCATTTTCTGCTTCTTTCTTATTGCAATATCTGTTCAAGCTCGTCCCCCATTTGCCTGTGACCCAAGAGATAGGGctaccaaaaattttcctttttgTCAAACCAATTTGGCAATTGGTGATAGAGTAAGGGACCTCGTTGGGAGGTTAACATTGCAAGAGAAAGTGAAATTGTTGGGCAACACTGCTGCAGCTGTGCCGAGGCTAGGAATTAAAGGCTATGAGTGGTGGTCGGAGGCACTACATGGAGTGTCAAATGTAGGACCAGGGACTAAGTTTGGAGGTGATTTTCCAGGAGCCACCAGCTTCCCTCAAGTCATTACTACTGCTGCTTCTTTCAACGCTTCCTTGTGGGAAGAAATTGGACGG GTAGTATCAGATGAAGCAAGAGCAATGTATAATGGAGATATGGGAGGTCTGACATATTGGAGCCCAAACGTGAACATATTTAGAGACCCAAGGTGGGGCCGGGGACAGGAGACTCCCGGTGAGGATCCAGTGGTGGCCGGTATATACGCTGAGCGCTACGTGAAAGGGTTACAGGGAAATGAGGAAGATGACCGGCTGAAAGTAGCGGCATGTTGCAAGCACTACACTGCTTACGACCTCGATAACTGGAGTGGGGTTGATAGATTCCATTTTAATGCTAAG GTTAGCAAGCAAGACATGGAAGATACATTCGACGTACCATTTAGAAGTTGTGTTAGAGAAGGTAAGGTGGCTAGTGTAATGTGCTCTTACAATCAAGTCAATGGCATACCTACTTGTGCTGATCCAGAACTTCTTCGCAAAACCATACGCGGCGGTTGGGGTCTCAACGGCTACATTGTCTCCGACTGTGACTCCGTCGGAGTTTTCTACGAAAATCAACACTACACATCAACACCTGAGGAAGCTGCTGCTGATGCTATCAAAGCGGGCCTTGATTTGGACTGTGGGCCTTTTCTGGCCCAACATACTGAGACAGCAGTGCAAAGTGGTATCCTTAAAGAGGCTTCTATAGATACCAATTTAGCTAATACAGTTGCTGTTCAGATGAGGCTTGGAATGTTTGATGGAGAAACATCAGCCCAACCTTATGGAAACCTTGGCCCAAGAGATGTTTGCAGCCCGGCCCACCAAGAACTCGCCCTTGAAGCTGCTAGACAGGGCATTGTTCTTCTCAAGAATCATGGGCCTGCTCTTCCTCTTTCTCCTCGACACCATCCTACTGTTGCTGTCATTGGACCTAATTCCGATGTTACCGTCACAATGATTGGAAATTATGCAG GTGTTGCATGTGGATACACAAGCCCATTACAAGGAATAGCCAAGTATGCAAAGATCATTCACCAACAAGGTTGTGGTGATGTAGCTTGCTCTGATGATAGACTATTTCCTGGAGCTGTAGATGCTGCACGTCAAGCGGACGCAACGGTGCTAGTAATGGGCCTGGACCAATCTATAGAGGCTGAATTCAGAGACAGAACTGGGCTGCTTTTGCCTGGGTTCCAACAAGATCTCATTTCCCAAGTATCCAAGGCCTCGAGAGGTCCTGTTATATTGGTCCTTATGTCTGGAGGCCCAGTTGATGTTACATTTGCTGAGAAGGATCCACGAATTAGTGGTATTGTTTGGGTTGGTTATCCTGGACAAGCTGGTGGTGCTGCCATTGCTGATGTCCTTTTTGGAGCCCATAATCCAG GTGGGAAGCTGCCAATGACATGGTACCCACAGGAGTACCTAAACAATTTACCAATGACAACAATGGACATGCGTGCAAACTTAGCCAAAGGTTACCCTGGAAGAACTTACCGTTTCTACAAAGGTCCATTAGTCTACCCATTTGGGCATGGATTAAGCTACACTAAATTCATAAACACAATTGCTGAAGCTCCAAACATGTTAGCAATTCCAATATTTGGTCGCCATGCTTCCAACACCACAATCACAACAAGCAAGGCAATCAGAGTAACACATGCAAAATGCAGCAAGTTATCAATTCAAGTTCATATCGACGTGAAGAACGTAGGATCAAAGGACGGTACGCAAACATTGCTCGTATTTTCAAAGCCGCCCATTGGACTTTGGGCGCCACATAAACAATTGGTCGCGTTTCAAAAAGTGCATGTCCCGGCGGGGTCGCTGCAACGAGTGGCGATAAATATTCATGTTTGCAAGTATTTAAGTGTGGTAGATAAGGCTGGTGTTCGAAGAATTCCTATAGGTGAACACAGTCTTCATATTGGTGATGCTAAGCATTCCTTGTCACTTCAAGCATCAGTTCTTGGTGTTATtaaatcttga